A region of Ursus arctos isolate Adak ecotype North America unplaced genomic scaffold, UrsArc2.0 scaffold_31, whole genome shotgun sequence DNA encodes the following proteins:
- the SERPINB9 gene encoding serpin B9 yields MDALSEANGTFAIQLLKILCQDNPSHNVFYSPVSISSALAMVFLGAKGNTAAQMAQVLSLSTEKDIHQSFQSLLAEVNKPGAQYLLRTANKLFGEKTFEFLSTFKESCARFYHADLEPLPFASAAEQSRNHINAWVSEKTEGKIRDLLPSSSVSADTRLILVNAIYFKGRWDEQFNKVYTREMPFKINQKEQRPVQMMFQEATFKLAYIKEVQTQVLELPYAGEELSMVILLPDGHVDLSLVEKNLTLEKFRTWTGPDCLRSVEVEVFLPRFQLEGDYDMGSVLQGLGMVDAFQEDKADLSALSGERGLCLSKFVHKSFVEVNEEGTEAAAASGVVVLECCSAPGPTFCADHPFLFFIRHNEANTILFCGRFSSP; encoded by the exons ATGGATGCTCTTTCTGAAGCAAATGGCACCTTTGCCATCCAGCTTTTAAAGATACTGTGTCAAGACAACCCTTCACACAACGTGTTTTATTCTCCCGTGAGCATCTCCTCTGCCCTGGCCATGGTCTTCCTGGGGGCGAAAGGAAACACTGCTGCCCAGATGGCCCAG GTGCTTTCATTAAGCACAGAGAAAGACATTCATCAAAGTTTCCAATCACTTCTTGCTGAAGTGAACAAACCTGGCGCCCAGTACTTGCTCAGAACGGCCAACAAGCTCTTTGGAGAAAAGACCTTTGAATTCCTCTCG ACCTTCAAGGAATCCTGCGCTCGGTTCTATCACGCTGACCTGGAGCCGCTTCCCTTCGCCAGTGCCGCAGAGCAGTCCAGGAATCACATCAACGCTTGGGTCTCAGAAAAGACTGAAG GTAAAATTCGAGACTTATTGCCAAGTAGCTCGGTCAGTGCAGACACCAGGCTGATTCTGGTCAATGCCATCTACTTCAAAGGAAGGTGGGATGAACAGTTCAACAAGGTGTACACAAGggaaatgccttttaaaataaaccag AAGGAGCAAAGGCCAGTGCAGATGATGTTTCAAGAAGCTACGTTTAAGCTTGCCTACATCAAAGAGGTGCAGACCCAGGTCCTGGAGCTGCCCTACGCGGGTGAGGAGCTGAGCATGGTCATCCTGCTCCCGGACGGCCACGTGGATCTAAGCTTG gtggaaaaaaatctcactttgGAGAAATTCAGAACCTGGACCGGGCCAGACTGTCTGCGGAGCGTGGAAGTGGAAGTGTTCCTTCCGAGATTTCAGCTGGAAGGGGATTATGACATGGGATCTGTGCTCCAGGGTTTGGGAATGGTGGATGCCTTTCAGGAGGACAAGGCTGACCTTTCGGCACTGTCAGGCGAGAGAGGTCTGTGTCTGTCCAAGTTCGTGCACAAGAGTTTCGTGGAGGTGAACGAGGAAGGCACGGAAGCTGCGGCCGCGTCAGGCGTCGTGGTTTTGGAATGTTGCTCGGCGCCCGGCCCCACGTTCTGCGCCGAccaccccttccttttctttattagGCACAACGAAGCCAACACTATTTTGTTCTGTGGCAGGTTTTCCTCTCCGTAA